A genomic stretch from Salvelinus namaycush isolate Seneca chromosome 25, SaNama_1.0, whole genome shotgun sequence includes:
- the LOC120020182 gene encoding integrin alpha-6-like isoform X1 has translation MGLRLIQFISYISLLLHLEWTHVSAFNLDTENVIEKKGEPGSLFGFSLAMHWQLNPLDKRMLLVGAPRAKALRGQKAKITGGLYNCDTASTSSSCSRVQFDDDEDVNTESKENQWMGVTVNSQGPGGKIVTCAHRYQRRLFVNTAQESRDITGRCYVLSQDLTIGTESDEDGGNWRFCEGRARGHERFGSCQQGLSATFTRDYHYLVFGAPGAYNWKGVVRVEQKNNTLLEMGFYDDGPYEVGDENRLDPDLVPVPANSYLGFSLDSGKAITKKGQLTVVAGAPRANHSGAVVLLKKETEASTMLSPEHILEGEGLASSFGYDLAVVDLTGDGWEDIVVGAPQFFEKDGEVGGAIYVYVNKGGDWSKVTPTRIDGPRDSMFGLAVENLGDLNLDGYQDIAVGAPYYDSGSGKVFIYHGSAQGINIKPAQVLSGVPSETKLFGYSLAGNMDLDRNSYPDLAVGSLSDSVFVYRTRPVISIQKVVKTTPKEIDLTKKNCGNSICLEVEACFSYTANPKSYSPRLTVAYSFEAEAERRKKGLPPRVTFSTRSSDVNDYQSTGVLILSGQGKKECITAKLTLQENIKDKLRGIPIDVTVEIKNSKRKRRALPELPPILDSNEPITARAEVSFLKEGCGSDNVCQSNVQLQHRFCYREPNKDVFHPLPVEDGVPVVSLSDQKDIALEITVTNQNGDDAHEAALVASFPPSLSYSASRSAPNADKQVICVTNTNGSQADCELGNPFKRGSEATFYIILSTAGISLNTTELEIDLKLETTSDQQNVARVKAKAKVVIELLLSLTGVAKPSQVYFTGEVKGESAMKSEGDIGSPIEYEFRVINLGKPLKTYGSAALIVNWPKETVEGKWLLYLMKIDSRGLEQVTCSPEREINSLTVKEEPSSTRRRRAIVETDGPQEGTIARLTDKRKYTTLSCEDGAKCVEIRCPLQGLDSNAVILLRSRLWNSTFLEEYSKLNYLDVIVKASLRVDGAAKNMVLRNAETQVRVTVFPERRAAQYGGLPWWIILVAILLGLLLLSLLVFLLWKCGFFRRSKYDYSVPSYNAVRIQKEEKDQLGSLEKKAWITSWSENESYS, from the exons ATGGGTTTGAGATTGATACAGTTTATCTCATATATTTCGCTTCTCCTTCACCTGGAATGGACGCACGTCTCGGCTTTCAACCTGGACACAGAAAACGTCATTGAAAAGAAAGGAGAGCCAGGGAGCCTTTTCGGGTTCTCTCTGGCTATGCATTGGCAATTAAATCCGCTGGATAAAAGAAT GTTGCTGGTTGGTGCTCCAAGGGCCAAAGCTCTGAGAGGTCAGAAGGCAAAGATCACAGGAGGACTCTACAACTGTGACACCGCTTCCACTTCCTCCAGCTGTAGCCGAGTGCAGTTCGACGACGATG AGGACGTGAACACCGAGAGTAAGGAGAACCAATGGATGGGTGTAACAGTAAACAGCCAGGGGCCGGGAGGAAAGATTGTG acgTGTGCCCACCGCTACCAGCGGCGTCTGTTTGTGAACACAGCCCAGGAGTCTCGTGACATCACAGGGCGGTGTTACGTGCTGAGCCAGGACCTGACCATCGGTACCGAGTCTGATGAGGACGGAGGGAACTGGAGGTTCTGTGAGGGGCGGGCACGCGGCCATGAGAGGTTTGGTTCATGCCAACAGGGTCTGTCTGCCACCTTCACTAGGGACTACCACTACCTGGTATTTGGTGCTCCTGGAGCGTACAACTGGAAAG gtgTGGTGAGAGTAGAGCAGAAGAACAACACTCTGTTGGAGATGGGTTTCTATGACGACGGGCCCTATGAGGTGGGCGATGAGAACCGGTTAGACCCAGACCTGGTCCCCGTGCCCGCTAACAGTTACTTGG GCTTCTCTCTGGACTCGGGGAAGGCCATCACTAAGAAGGGTCAGCTGACCGTGGTTGCCGGTGCCCCGAGAGCCAATCACAGCGGGGCAGTAGTGTTGCTAAAGAAGGAGACCGAAGCGTCCACCATGTTGTCACCAGAGCACATCCTGGAAGGGGAGGGGCTGGCCTCGTCGTTCGGCTACGACCTCGCTGTGGTGGACCTGACCGGCGACGG GTGGGAGGACATCGTGGTGGGAGCCCCGCAGTTTTTTGAGAAGGACGGGGAGGTAGGCGGAGCCATTTATGTCTACGTTAACAAGGGCGGAGACTGGAGTAAGGTCACGCCCACCAGGATAGACGGACCTCGGGACTCCATGTTTGGACTGGCCGTAGAAAACCTGGGAGATCTTAACCTGGACGGCTATCAGG ACATCGCTGTGGGAGCACCCTATTATGACAGTGGGTCAGGGAAGGTGTTCATCTACCACGGCTCAGCTCAGGGCATCAACATCAAACCTGCACAGGTGTTGTCAGGGGTGCCATCGGAGACAAAGTTGTTTGGTTATTCTCTAGCTGGTAACATGGACCTGGACAGGAACTCGTACCCTGACCTGGCCGTAGGATCTCTCTCCGACTCTGTGTTCGTCTACAG GACTCGGCCGGTCATCAGCATCCAGAAGGTTGTCAAGACAACGCCAAAGGAGATCGATCTGACTAAGAAAAACTGTGGCAACAGCATCTG CTTGGAGGTAGAGGCCTGCTTCTCCTACACTGCCAACCCTAAATCCTACAGCCCCAGACTGA cGGTGGCGTACTCCTTTGAGGCGGAGGCTGAGCGTCGGAAGAAGGGTCTCCCTCCCAGAGTGACCTTCTCCACGCGGTCCAGCGACGTCAACGACTACCAGTCCACCGGTGTTCTCATCCTCAGTGGACAGGGCAAGAAGGAGTGTATCACCGCCAAGCTCACGCTACAG GAGAACATTAAGGACAAGCTCAGGGGAATCCCCATCGACGTTACCGTGGAGATAAAGAACTCCAAAAGGAAAAGAAGAGCGCTCCCAGAACTCCCGCCCATCCTCGACTCCAACGAGCCTATCACGGCCCGCGCTGAG gtgagcTTCCTGAAGGAGGGCTGCGGCAGTGATAATGTGTGCCAGAGCAATGTACAGCTCCAGCATCGCTTCTGCTACAGAGAACCCAACAAGGACGTCTTCCATCCACTACCTGT GGAGGATGGGGTGCCAGTAGTCTCCCTTAGCGACCAGAAGGACATCGCCCTGGAGATCACGGTGACCAATCAGAATGGAGATGATGCCCATGAGGCGGCGTTGGTTGCCTCCTTCCCCCCCTCGCTCTCCTACTCTGCCTCCCGCTCTGCACCCAACGCG GACAAGCAGGTGATCTGTGTGACCAATACGAACGGCTCTCAGGCAGACTGTGAGCTGGGGAACCCCTTCAAGCGAGGCTCAGAG GCGACGTTCTACATAATCCTGAGTACAGCAGGCATCTCTCTGAACACCACAGAGCTGGAGATAGACCTGAAGCTGGAGAC GACGAGTGACCAGCAAAACGTGGCCAGAGTCAAGGCCAAGGCCAAAGTGGTGATCGAGCTGCTGCTGTCCCTCACAGG AGTGGCCAAGCCCTCCCAGGTCTACTTTACTGGAGAGGTCAAAGGTGAGAGCGCCATGAAGTCCGAAGGAGACATCGGCAGCCCCATCGAGTACGAGTTCAGG GTGATTAACCTGGGGAAGCCCCTGAAGACTTATGGCAGCGCTGCCCTGATCGTCAATTGGCCAAAGGAGACGGTGGAGGGGAAGTGGCTCCTGTACCTCATGAAGATCGACTCCAGAGGTCTGGAACAGGTCACCTGCTCCCCCGAGAGAGAGATCAACTCACTCACCGTCAAAGAG GAGCCGAGCAGCACCAGGAGAAGACGGGCCATAGTGGAGACAGACGGACCTCAGGAGGGAACCATCGCACGACTGACTGACAAGAGGAAATACACTACTCTG tcgtGTGAGGACGGGGCAAAGTGTGTGGAGATTCGCTGCCCCCTTCAGGGCCTGGACAGTAATGCAGTCATCCTGCTCAGATCTCGCCTCTGGAACAGCACATTCCTGGAG GAGTACTCCAAGCTGAACTATCTGGACGTGATAGTGAAAGCCTCTCTCAGAGTGGACGGCGCTGCTAAAAACATGGTCCTGAGGAACGCTGAGACACAG GTGAGAGTGACGGTGTTCCCAGAGCGTCGTGCGGCTCAGTACGGAGGACTCCCATGGTGGATCATCCTGGTAGCCATCTTGTTAGGGCTGCTGCTGCTCAGCCTGCTGGTCTTCCTGCTGTGGAAG TGTGGGTTTTTCAGACGCTCCAAGTACGACTACAGCGTTCCCAGTTATAATGCGGTGCGGATACAGAAGGAGGAGAAAGACCAACTGGGAAGCCTGGAAAAGAAAGCCTGGATAACGAGCTGGAGTGAGAACGAGAGTTACTCTTAA
- the LOC120020182 gene encoding integrin alpha-6-like isoform X2, with amino-acid sequence MGLRLIQFISYISLLLHLEWTHVSAFNLDTENVIEKKGEPGSLFGFSLAMHWQLNPLDKRMLLVGAPRAKALRGQKAKITGGLYNCDTASTSSSCSRVQFDDDEDVNTESKENQWMGVTVNSQGPGGKIVTCAHRYQRRLFVNTAQESRDITGRCYVLSQDLTIGTESDEDGGNWRFCEGRARGHERFGSCQQGLSATFTRDYHYLVFGAPGAYNWKGVVRVEQKNNTLLEMGFYDDGPYEVGDENRLDPDLVPVPANSYLGFSLDSGKAITKKGQLTVVAGAPRANHSGAVVLLKKETEASTMLSPEHILEGEGLASSFGYDLAVVDLTGDGWEDIVVGAPQFFEKDGEVGGAIYVYVNKGGDWSKVTPTRIDGPRDSMFGLAVENLGDLNLDGYQDIAVGAPYYDSGSGKVFIYHGSAQGINIKPAQVLSGVPSETKLFGYSLAGNMDLDRNSYPDLAVGSLSDSVFVYRTRPVISIQKVVKTTPKEIDLTKKNCGNSICLEVEACFSYTANPKSYSPRLTVAYSFEAEAERRKKGLPPRVTFSTRSSDVNDYQSTGVLILSGQGKKECITAKLTLQENIKDKLRGIPIDVTVEIKNSKRKRRALPELPPILDSNEPITARAEVSFLKEGCGSDNVCQSNVQLQHRFCYREPNKDVFHPLPVEDGVPVVSLSDQKDIALEITVTNQNGDDAHEAALVASFPPSLSYSASRSAPNADKQVICVTNTNGSQADCELGNPFKRGSEATFYIILSTAGISLNTTELEIDLKLETTSDQQNVARVKAKAKVVIELLLSLTGVAKPSQVYFTGEVKGESAMKSEGDIGSPIEYEFRVINLGKPLKTYGSAALIVNWPKETVEGKWLLYLMKIDSRGLEQVTCSPEREINSLTVKEEPSSTRRRRAIVETDGPQEGTIARLTDKRKYTTLSCEDGAKCVEIRCPLQGLDSNAVILLRSRLWNSTFLEEYSKLNYLDVIVKASLRVDGAAKNMVLRNAETQVRVTVFPERRAAQYGGLPWWIILVAILLGLLLLSLLVFLLWKCGFFGKKKEDVPPSDKERLTSSDA; translated from the exons ATGGGTTTGAGATTGATACAGTTTATCTCATATATTTCGCTTCTCCTTCACCTGGAATGGACGCACGTCTCGGCTTTCAACCTGGACACAGAAAACGTCATTGAAAAGAAAGGAGAGCCAGGGAGCCTTTTCGGGTTCTCTCTGGCTATGCATTGGCAATTAAATCCGCTGGATAAAAGAAT GTTGCTGGTTGGTGCTCCAAGGGCCAAAGCTCTGAGAGGTCAGAAGGCAAAGATCACAGGAGGACTCTACAACTGTGACACCGCTTCCACTTCCTCCAGCTGTAGCCGAGTGCAGTTCGACGACGATG AGGACGTGAACACCGAGAGTAAGGAGAACCAATGGATGGGTGTAACAGTAAACAGCCAGGGGCCGGGAGGAAAGATTGTG acgTGTGCCCACCGCTACCAGCGGCGTCTGTTTGTGAACACAGCCCAGGAGTCTCGTGACATCACAGGGCGGTGTTACGTGCTGAGCCAGGACCTGACCATCGGTACCGAGTCTGATGAGGACGGAGGGAACTGGAGGTTCTGTGAGGGGCGGGCACGCGGCCATGAGAGGTTTGGTTCATGCCAACAGGGTCTGTCTGCCACCTTCACTAGGGACTACCACTACCTGGTATTTGGTGCTCCTGGAGCGTACAACTGGAAAG gtgTGGTGAGAGTAGAGCAGAAGAACAACACTCTGTTGGAGATGGGTTTCTATGACGACGGGCCCTATGAGGTGGGCGATGAGAACCGGTTAGACCCAGACCTGGTCCCCGTGCCCGCTAACAGTTACTTGG GCTTCTCTCTGGACTCGGGGAAGGCCATCACTAAGAAGGGTCAGCTGACCGTGGTTGCCGGTGCCCCGAGAGCCAATCACAGCGGGGCAGTAGTGTTGCTAAAGAAGGAGACCGAAGCGTCCACCATGTTGTCACCAGAGCACATCCTGGAAGGGGAGGGGCTGGCCTCGTCGTTCGGCTACGACCTCGCTGTGGTGGACCTGACCGGCGACGG GTGGGAGGACATCGTGGTGGGAGCCCCGCAGTTTTTTGAGAAGGACGGGGAGGTAGGCGGAGCCATTTATGTCTACGTTAACAAGGGCGGAGACTGGAGTAAGGTCACGCCCACCAGGATAGACGGACCTCGGGACTCCATGTTTGGACTGGCCGTAGAAAACCTGGGAGATCTTAACCTGGACGGCTATCAGG ACATCGCTGTGGGAGCACCCTATTATGACAGTGGGTCAGGGAAGGTGTTCATCTACCACGGCTCAGCTCAGGGCATCAACATCAAACCTGCACAGGTGTTGTCAGGGGTGCCATCGGAGACAAAGTTGTTTGGTTATTCTCTAGCTGGTAACATGGACCTGGACAGGAACTCGTACCCTGACCTGGCCGTAGGATCTCTCTCCGACTCTGTGTTCGTCTACAG GACTCGGCCGGTCATCAGCATCCAGAAGGTTGTCAAGACAACGCCAAAGGAGATCGATCTGACTAAGAAAAACTGTGGCAACAGCATCTG CTTGGAGGTAGAGGCCTGCTTCTCCTACACTGCCAACCCTAAATCCTACAGCCCCAGACTGA cGGTGGCGTACTCCTTTGAGGCGGAGGCTGAGCGTCGGAAGAAGGGTCTCCCTCCCAGAGTGACCTTCTCCACGCGGTCCAGCGACGTCAACGACTACCAGTCCACCGGTGTTCTCATCCTCAGTGGACAGGGCAAGAAGGAGTGTATCACCGCCAAGCTCACGCTACAG GAGAACATTAAGGACAAGCTCAGGGGAATCCCCATCGACGTTACCGTGGAGATAAAGAACTCCAAAAGGAAAAGAAGAGCGCTCCCAGAACTCCCGCCCATCCTCGACTCCAACGAGCCTATCACGGCCCGCGCTGAG gtgagcTTCCTGAAGGAGGGCTGCGGCAGTGATAATGTGTGCCAGAGCAATGTACAGCTCCAGCATCGCTTCTGCTACAGAGAACCCAACAAGGACGTCTTCCATCCACTACCTGT GGAGGATGGGGTGCCAGTAGTCTCCCTTAGCGACCAGAAGGACATCGCCCTGGAGATCACGGTGACCAATCAGAATGGAGATGATGCCCATGAGGCGGCGTTGGTTGCCTCCTTCCCCCCCTCGCTCTCCTACTCTGCCTCCCGCTCTGCACCCAACGCG GACAAGCAGGTGATCTGTGTGACCAATACGAACGGCTCTCAGGCAGACTGTGAGCTGGGGAACCCCTTCAAGCGAGGCTCAGAG GCGACGTTCTACATAATCCTGAGTACAGCAGGCATCTCTCTGAACACCACAGAGCTGGAGATAGACCTGAAGCTGGAGAC GACGAGTGACCAGCAAAACGTGGCCAGAGTCAAGGCCAAGGCCAAAGTGGTGATCGAGCTGCTGCTGTCCCTCACAGG AGTGGCCAAGCCCTCCCAGGTCTACTTTACTGGAGAGGTCAAAGGTGAGAGCGCCATGAAGTCCGAAGGAGACATCGGCAGCCCCATCGAGTACGAGTTCAGG GTGATTAACCTGGGGAAGCCCCTGAAGACTTATGGCAGCGCTGCCCTGATCGTCAATTGGCCAAAGGAGACGGTGGAGGGGAAGTGGCTCCTGTACCTCATGAAGATCGACTCCAGAGGTCTGGAACAGGTCACCTGCTCCCCCGAGAGAGAGATCAACTCACTCACCGTCAAAGAG GAGCCGAGCAGCACCAGGAGAAGACGGGCCATAGTGGAGACAGACGGACCTCAGGAGGGAACCATCGCACGACTGACTGACAAGAGGAAATACACTACTCTG tcgtGTGAGGACGGGGCAAAGTGTGTGGAGATTCGCTGCCCCCTTCAGGGCCTGGACAGTAATGCAGTCATCCTGCTCAGATCTCGCCTCTGGAACAGCACATTCCTGGAG GAGTACTCCAAGCTGAACTATCTGGACGTGATAGTGAAAGCCTCTCTCAGAGTGGACGGCGCTGCTAAAAACATGGTCCTGAGGAACGCTGAGACACAG GTGAGAGTGACGGTGTTCCCAGAGCGTCGTGCGGCTCAGTACGGAGGACTCCCATGGTGGATCATCCTGGTAGCCATCTTGTTAGGGCTGCTGCTGCTCAGCCTGCTGGTCTTCCTGCTGTGGAAG TGTGGTTTCTTCGGGAAAAAGAAAGAGGATGTGCCCCCCTCTGACAAAGAGAGATTGACGTCTTCTGACGCGTAA
- the LOC120020182 gene encoding integrin alpha-6-like isoform X3, which translates to MGVTVNSQGPGGKIVTCAHRYQRRLFVNTAQESRDITGRCYVLSQDLTIGTESDEDGGNWRFCEGRARGHERFGSCQQGLSATFTRDYHYLVFGAPGAYNWKGVVRVEQKNNTLLEMGFYDDGPYEVGDENRLDPDLVPVPANSYLGFSLDSGKAITKKGQLTVVAGAPRANHSGAVVLLKKETEASTMLSPEHILEGEGLASSFGYDLAVVDLTGDGWEDIVVGAPQFFEKDGEVGGAIYVYVNKGGDWSKVTPTRIDGPRDSMFGLAVENLGDLNLDGYQDIAVGAPYYDSGSGKVFIYHGSAQGINIKPAQVLSGVPSETKLFGYSLAGNMDLDRNSYPDLAVGSLSDSVFVYRTRPVISIQKVVKTTPKEIDLTKKNCGNSICLEVEACFSYTANPKSYSPRLTVAYSFEAEAERRKKGLPPRVTFSTRSSDVNDYQSTGVLILSGQGKKECITAKLTLQENIKDKLRGIPIDVTVEIKNSKRKRRALPELPPILDSNEPITARAEVSFLKEGCGSDNVCQSNVQLQHRFCYREPNKDVFHPLPVEDGVPVVSLSDQKDIALEITVTNQNGDDAHEAALVASFPPSLSYSASRSAPNADKQVICVTNTNGSQADCELGNPFKRGSEATFYIILSTAGISLNTTELEIDLKLETTSDQQNVARVKAKAKVVIELLLSLTGVAKPSQVYFTGEVKGESAMKSEGDIGSPIEYEFRVINLGKPLKTYGSAALIVNWPKETVEGKWLLYLMKIDSRGLEQVTCSPEREINSLTVKEEPSSTRRRRAIVETDGPQEGTIARLTDKRKYTTLSCEDGAKCVEIRCPLQGLDSNAVILLRSRLWNSTFLEEYSKLNYLDVIVKASLRVDGAAKNMVLRNAETQVRVTVFPERRAAQYGGLPWWIILVAILLGLLLLSLLVFLLWKCGFFRRSKYDYSVPSYNAVRIQKEEKDQLGSLEKKAWITSWSENESYS; encoded by the exons ATGGGTGTAACAGTAAACAGCCAGGGGCCGGGAGGAAAGATTGTG acgTGTGCCCACCGCTACCAGCGGCGTCTGTTTGTGAACACAGCCCAGGAGTCTCGTGACATCACAGGGCGGTGTTACGTGCTGAGCCAGGACCTGACCATCGGTACCGAGTCTGATGAGGACGGAGGGAACTGGAGGTTCTGTGAGGGGCGGGCACGCGGCCATGAGAGGTTTGGTTCATGCCAACAGGGTCTGTCTGCCACCTTCACTAGGGACTACCACTACCTGGTATTTGGTGCTCCTGGAGCGTACAACTGGAAAG gtgTGGTGAGAGTAGAGCAGAAGAACAACACTCTGTTGGAGATGGGTTTCTATGACGACGGGCCCTATGAGGTGGGCGATGAGAACCGGTTAGACCCAGACCTGGTCCCCGTGCCCGCTAACAGTTACTTGG GCTTCTCTCTGGACTCGGGGAAGGCCATCACTAAGAAGGGTCAGCTGACCGTGGTTGCCGGTGCCCCGAGAGCCAATCACAGCGGGGCAGTAGTGTTGCTAAAGAAGGAGACCGAAGCGTCCACCATGTTGTCACCAGAGCACATCCTGGAAGGGGAGGGGCTGGCCTCGTCGTTCGGCTACGACCTCGCTGTGGTGGACCTGACCGGCGACGG GTGGGAGGACATCGTGGTGGGAGCCCCGCAGTTTTTTGAGAAGGACGGGGAGGTAGGCGGAGCCATTTATGTCTACGTTAACAAGGGCGGAGACTGGAGTAAGGTCACGCCCACCAGGATAGACGGACCTCGGGACTCCATGTTTGGACTGGCCGTAGAAAACCTGGGAGATCTTAACCTGGACGGCTATCAGG ACATCGCTGTGGGAGCACCCTATTATGACAGTGGGTCAGGGAAGGTGTTCATCTACCACGGCTCAGCTCAGGGCATCAACATCAAACCTGCACAGGTGTTGTCAGGGGTGCCATCGGAGACAAAGTTGTTTGGTTATTCTCTAGCTGGTAACATGGACCTGGACAGGAACTCGTACCCTGACCTGGCCGTAGGATCTCTCTCCGACTCTGTGTTCGTCTACAG GACTCGGCCGGTCATCAGCATCCAGAAGGTTGTCAAGACAACGCCAAAGGAGATCGATCTGACTAAGAAAAACTGTGGCAACAGCATCTG CTTGGAGGTAGAGGCCTGCTTCTCCTACACTGCCAACCCTAAATCCTACAGCCCCAGACTGA cGGTGGCGTACTCCTTTGAGGCGGAGGCTGAGCGTCGGAAGAAGGGTCTCCCTCCCAGAGTGACCTTCTCCACGCGGTCCAGCGACGTCAACGACTACCAGTCCACCGGTGTTCTCATCCTCAGTGGACAGGGCAAGAAGGAGTGTATCACCGCCAAGCTCACGCTACAG GAGAACATTAAGGACAAGCTCAGGGGAATCCCCATCGACGTTACCGTGGAGATAAAGAACTCCAAAAGGAAAAGAAGAGCGCTCCCAGAACTCCCGCCCATCCTCGACTCCAACGAGCCTATCACGGCCCGCGCTGAG gtgagcTTCCTGAAGGAGGGCTGCGGCAGTGATAATGTGTGCCAGAGCAATGTACAGCTCCAGCATCGCTTCTGCTACAGAGAACCCAACAAGGACGTCTTCCATCCACTACCTGT GGAGGATGGGGTGCCAGTAGTCTCCCTTAGCGACCAGAAGGACATCGCCCTGGAGATCACGGTGACCAATCAGAATGGAGATGATGCCCATGAGGCGGCGTTGGTTGCCTCCTTCCCCCCCTCGCTCTCCTACTCTGCCTCCCGCTCTGCACCCAACGCG GACAAGCAGGTGATCTGTGTGACCAATACGAACGGCTCTCAGGCAGACTGTGAGCTGGGGAACCCCTTCAAGCGAGGCTCAGAG GCGACGTTCTACATAATCCTGAGTACAGCAGGCATCTCTCTGAACACCACAGAGCTGGAGATAGACCTGAAGCTGGAGAC GACGAGTGACCAGCAAAACGTGGCCAGAGTCAAGGCCAAGGCCAAAGTGGTGATCGAGCTGCTGCTGTCCCTCACAGG AGTGGCCAAGCCCTCCCAGGTCTACTTTACTGGAGAGGTCAAAGGTGAGAGCGCCATGAAGTCCGAAGGAGACATCGGCAGCCCCATCGAGTACGAGTTCAGG GTGATTAACCTGGGGAAGCCCCTGAAGACTTATGGCAGCGCTGCCCTGATCGTCAATTGGCCAAAGGAGACGGTGGAGGGGAAGTGGCTCCTGTACCTCATGAAGATCGACTCCAGAGGTCTGGAACAGGTCACCTGCTCCCCCGAGAGAGAGATCAACTCACTCACCGTCAAAGAG GAGCCGAGCAGCACCAGGAGAAGACGGGCCATAGTGGAGACAGACGGACCTCAGGAGGGAACCATCGCACGACTGACTGACAAGAGGAAATACACTACTCTG tcgtGTGAGGACGGGGCAAAGTGTGTGGAGATTCGCTGCCCCCTTCAGGGCCTGGACAGTAATGCAGTCATCCTGCTCAGATCTCGCCTCTGGAACAGCACATTCCTGGAG GAGTACTCCAAGCTGAACTATCTGGACGTGATAGTGAAAGCCTCTCTCAGAGTGGACGGCGCTGCTAAAAACATGGTCCTGAGGAACGCTGAGACACAG GTGAGAGTGACGGTGTTCCCAGAGCGTCGTGCGGCTCAGTACGGAGGACTCCCATGGTGGATCATCCTGGTAGCCATCTTGTTAGGGCTGCTGCTGCTCAGCCTGCTGGTCTTCCTGCTGTGGAAG TGTGGGTTTTTCAGACGCTCCAAGTACGACTACAGCGTTCCCAGTTATAATGCGGTGCGGATACAGAAGGAGGAGAAAGACCAACTGGGAAGCCTGGAAAAGAAAGCCTGGATAACGAGCTGGAGTGAGAACGAGAGTTACTCTTAA